A genomic window from Phyllopteryx taeniolatus isolate TA_2022b chromosome 2, UOR_Ptae_1.2, whole genome shotgun sequence includes:
- the trip4 gene encoding activating signal cointegrator 1 translates to MADDLLQWCLGQLQHKFGLEASEDIVKYIISIEKAEEIEEYVGDLLQGTDGRKGQFIEEFLCRWKKTQRQAGDAAGLFILKESVTATDSQDTTKDSQRKSKRKGRNKQELLTVSQTDLEPEAVKTPIDLMRVQESGTTSSTKKKSKFTNLYAQEGQDKLTVILPGRHSCDCLAQKHRLINNCISCGRIVCEQEGSGPCLFCGKLVCTKEEQEILLRDSNKSQKLRKKLMGDGGERDYLAHQEAKMKAGLQKAVQHKDKLLEYDRTSVKRTQVLDDESDYFATESNKWLSTAERDKLRKKEEELRELRHASRKDRKITLDFAGRQVLDEGNNLNEYYNKLEETLQAMNIDSAAKSPLYKRQGGQQNLRELVNPNIKQSAPEWVDVGNSENNKRNMEKGQSVAQASKGGERAKLRLQDKELQEMSDGGWCLSMHQPWASLLVKGIKRVEGRTWYTSHRGRLWIAAAAKKPTPREIAEVEAMYSSIYKKELRFPSDYPTGCLLGCVNVTDCLSQEQFREQFPNTCEESASPFVFICSYPQELLVKFPMKGKHKIWKLESQYHQGAKKGLVASATE, encoded by the exons ATGGCAGACGATTTGTTGCAGTGGTGTTTGGGCCAGTTACAGCACAAGTTTGGTCTGGAGGCATCTGAAGACATCGTCAA ATACATTATATCCATCGAAAAAGCGGAAGAGATTGAGGAGTACGTGGGTGACCTTCTCCAGGGCACAGATGGGAGGAAAGGTCAGTTTATTGAAGAGTTCCTCTGCAGGTGGAAGAAGACTCAAAGACAGGCCGGAGATGCGGCTGGTCTTTTCATCCTCAAAGAGTCAGTGACTGCAACAG ACTCCCAAGATACAACCAAAGATTCCCAGAGGAAGTCTAAACGTAAAGGTCGGAACAAACAAGAGTTGTTGACTGTGAGTCAAACGGACCTTGAGCCAGAGGCAGTCAAAACCCCCATTGATCTGATGAGG GTTCAAGAAAGTGGTACTACTTcttcaacaaagaagaaaagtaaGTTCACAAACCTTTATGCTCAAGAGGGCCAGGACAAGCTGACGGTTATACTACCTGGTCGACACAGCTGTGACTGCCTTGCTCAGAAGCATAGACTCATCAACAACTGCATCAGCTGTGGTCGCATTGTATGCGAGCAAGAGGGATCTGGACCTTGTCTCTTCTGTGGTAAACTG GTGTGCACCAAAGAAGAACAGGAGATTCTGCTAAGAGACTCAAACAAAAGCCAGAAACTCAGAAAGAAGCTGATGGGAG ATGGTGGTGAAAGAGATTACCTGGCACATCAAGAAGCCAAGATGAAGGCTGGTTTGCAGAAGGCTGTCCAGCACAAAGACAAATTGCTGGAATATGACCGAACTAG TGTCAAAAGAACTCAGGTACTTGATGATGAGTCTGATTACTTTGCCACTGAATCTAACAAGTGGTTGTCAACTGCTGAGCGTGACAAGCTAAGGAAAAAGGAAGAGGAGCTGCGAGAACTTCGTCATGCATCTCGCAAAGATCGGAAAATCACATTGGACTTTGCTGGTAGGCAAGTCCTTGATGAGGGAAACAACCTGAACGAGTACTACAACAA ATTAGAAGAGACCCTCCAGGCAATGAACATTGACTCTGCGGCAAAGTCCCCATTGTATAAAAGACAAGGTGGACAACAGAACCTCAGAGAGCTGGTCAACCCTAACATAAAGCAGAGTGCACCAGAA TGGGTAGATGTTGGCAAcagtgaaaacaacaaaaggaaCATGGAGAAAGGACAGAGTGTGGCACAAGCGAGTAAGGGAGGAGAGCGGGCCAAGTTGCGTCTCCAAGACAAAGAGCTGCAGGAGATGTCTGACGGTGGCTGGTGTCTCAGCATGCACCAGCCATGGGCATCACTACTGGTCAAAGGCATCAAGAG AGTTGAGGGCCGAACTTGGTACACATCCCACCGCGGCCGTCTTTGGATTGCTGCCGCAGCCAAGAAGCCCACCCCTCGGGAGATTGCTGAGGTGGAGGCCATGTACTCTTCCATCTACAAAAAAG AGCTCAGATTTCCTTCTGACTATCCCACTGGTTGCCTGTTGGGCTGTGTCAACGTCACTGATTGCCTTTCTCAGGAACAGTTTAGAGAGCAG